A stretch of the Bombus affinis isolate iyBomAffi1 unplaced genomic scaffold, iyBomAffi1.2 ctg00000080.1, whole genome shotgun sequence genome encodes the following:
- the LOC126927221 gene encoding uncharacterized protein LOC126927221, with amino-acid sequence MYPVTYFLIVASISMVVSINGQLLTTEHRTHAASERANDLWCHQCDTMEDGERCANLTGNFTTFGHKCTGDKRTCMVKRFSYTTSTEDSTSSPQTWSVERKCTNKCDSGCIVVGERTKLSACTTCCEKSFCNIGTGAANDLTIRGIDLFLALVLQITLTIIMYPS; translated from the exons atgtaccctgtcacgtacttcctgatcgtcgcgtctatctccatggtcgtaagcatcaatg gccaactgttaactacggaacatcgaactcacgcagcgtcggaacgagcaaacgatttatggtgtcatcagtgtgatacaatggaagatggagagagatgcgccaatctgaccggaaacttcaccactttcgggcacaagtgcactggtgataaaaggacctgtatg gtaaagcgattttcttacactaccagcaccgaagattcaacgtctagtccacaaacttggtcggtggagagaaagtgtactaacaaatgcgactccggatgtatagtggtcggtgaacgaacaaaactctccgcttgcaccacttgctgcgagaaatcgttttgcaatatcggtaccggtgctgcgaacgatctgacgataagagggatcgatctgtttctagctttagtattacaaattacattaacaattatcatgtatccgtcctga